A genomic stretch from Mastacembelus armatus chromosome 7, fMasArm1.2, whole genome shotgun sequence includes:
- the fkbp1ab gene encoding FKBP prolyl isomerase 1Ab, whose product MGVEIETITPGDGRTFPKKGQTCVVHYVGSLTDGRKFDSSRDRDKPFRFKIGKQEVIRGWEEGVVQMSVGQRAKLTCSPDYAYGNKGHPGIIPPNATLIFDVELLGLE is encoded by the exons ATGGGAGTCGAAATCGAGACTATAACCCCAGGCGATG GACGGACTTTCCCCAAAAAAGGGCAGACGTGTGTGGTGCATTATGTTG GTTCCCTTACAGATGGACGTAAGTTTGACTCATCTCGTGATAGGGACAAGCCTTTTAGGTTCAAGATTGGAAAGCAGGAAGTGATCCGAGGCTGGGAAGAGGGTGTAGTGCAG ATGAGTGTTGGTCAAAGGGCTAAGCTGACCTGCTCGCCTGACTACGCTTATGGAAACAAAGGCCACCCAGGCATCATCCCTCCTAACGCCACCCTCATCTTTGACGTTGAGCTGCTGGGTTTGGAATGA
- the sdcbp2 gene encoding syntenin-2 yields MSLYPSLEDLKVDKVIKAQDHFVQTTTPMPAITEGTYQPQSATAGMPGSSLYPNLEELGDYMGLALNSDEVQRNLALLPVAENQVAVPSYSGVMGMVRPVTGTDIGIRRAEIRPGVREIILCKDQDGKVGLRLRAIDNGVFIQLVQANSPSALAGLRFGDQVLQINGQNCAGWSVDKAHKALKVAAETRIELVVRDRPFQRTVTMHKDSSGHVGFIYKSGKITSLVKDGSAARNGLLTEHYICEINGQNIIGLKDSQIKDILTTSPTTMTITIMPKFIYEHMIKRMSTGLLRSAMDHSVPEV; encoded by the exons ATGTCTCTGTATCCTTCCCTCGAAGACCTCAAGGTCGACAAGGTCATTAAG GCCCAGGACCACTTTGTCCAGACTACTACCCCTATGCCAGCCATCACTGAGGGAACATACCAGCCTCAGTCTGCTACTGCTGGGATGCCAGGATCAA GTCTGTACCCAAATCTGGAGGAGCTGGGAGATTACATGGGCCTGGCCCTTAACAGTGATGAAGTCCAGAGGAACCTGGCGCTGTTGCCTGTGGCTGAGAAt CAAGTGGCAGTGCCCTCCTACTCAGGTGTCATGGGGATGGTGCGACCTGTGACGGGGACAGACATTGGCATCAGGAGGGCTGAGATCCGCCCAGGAGTACGGGAGATTATTCTGTGTAAGGACCAGGACGGGAAGGTGGGACTTCGGCTTAGGGCCATTGACAAT GGAGTGTTTATCCAGCTGGTGCAGGCTAACTCTCCTTCAGCCCTGGCTGGGCTACGTTTTGGGGATCAGGTCCTCCAGATCAACGGGCAGAACTGTGCTGGCTGGAGCGTAGACAAGGCCCACAAGGCCCTGAAGGTTGCGGCCGAGACCCGAATTGAGCTTGTGGTCAGAGACAG GCCCTTTCAACGTACAGTTACCATGCACAAAGACAGCTCAGGCCACGTGGGCTTTATCTACAAGTCTGGTAAAATCACCTCACTGGTCAAGGATGGCTCTGCAGCCCGCAACGGTCTGCTGACTGAACATTACATCTGTGAAATCAATGGACAAAACATTATTGGACTCAAG GATTCTCAGATTAAGGACATTCTGACCACTTCTCCGACCACCATGACCATCACCATCATGCCCAAGTTCATCTATGAACACATGATTAAGAG GATGTCCACTGGTCTCCTGCGGTCAGCCATGGATCACTCTGTTCCAGAGGTGTGA